DNA from Gammaproteobacteria bacterium CG11_big_fil_rev_8_21_14_0_20_46_22:
TGTAACCGCTTGAAAAATTGGTGGCTATGGTTGGACTTGAACCAACGACCCCAGCATTATGAATGCTGTGCTCTAACCAACTGAGCTACATAGCCACGAAAGCGCGCATTTTGGCGTGAAGCCCCTACCTTGTCAAGACCTTGATTGTCCTTTATAATTGCGCCCGCTTGGCTAGATCCTGGCCAAGTGACAATGTGTTTAATCCTTGCTTGTCGTGAGATATCGGCAGGCTTTAACCGTAAGGAGAGTCCTATGCGCCATTATGAGGTGGTGTTTTTAGTGCACCCTGATCAAAGTGAGCAGGTTCCAGGTATGGTCGAGCGCTTCACGCAAACGATCGAAGCAGACGGCGGTAAAGTTCACCGTCAAGAAGATTGGGGCCGTCGTCAGTTGGCATACCCTATCGAAAAAATCCACAAAGCACACTACGTGATGTTAAACATCGAGTGCAACCCTGCCTTGGTGGATGAATTGCAATCAAATTTCCGCTTTAACGATGCGGTGATTCGCCACGTGGTGTTAAACCGCAGTGAAGCAGTCACTGAAAAATCCAGCATACTGAAGCAAAAAGAGAAGGAGGAGCGATAATGTCTAGTCGCCGTAAACAATGTTATTTTGCTTCAAAAGGCATT
Protein-coding regions in this window:
- a CDS encoding 30S ribosomal protein S6; translated protein: MRHYEVVFLVHPDQSEQVPGMVERFTQTIEADGGKVHRQEDWGRRQLAYPIEKIHKAHYVMLNIECNPALVDELQSNFRFNDAVIRHVVLNRSEAVTEKSSILKQKEKEER